Proteins from a single region of Thermococcus sp. CX2:
- a CDS encoding HIT domain-containing protein, which yields MNVLWAPWRIEYIRSPKHDGCIFCDFPKENRDRERLILYRGKHSFIIMNNYPYNPGHVMIAPYRHVGKWEDLTDDELLEIMKLSQLMIKALKKAMNPDGFNMGVNLGRVAGAGIDSHVHLHIVPRWNGDTNFMPVIADTKVIPESLEEAYDELKRALEEVLKEEKV from the coding sequence ATGAATGTACTGTGGGCACCCTGGAGGATAGAGTACATACGCTCACCCAAGCATGATGGATGCATATTCTGCGACTTCCCGAAAGAAAACCGCGATAGGGAGAGACTCATCCTCTACCGCGGGAAGCACAGCTTCATAATCATGAACAACTACCCTTACAACCCCGGCCACGTGATGATAGCCCCCTACAGGCACGTGGGCAAGTGGGAGGACTTGACCGACGATGAACTTCTTGAGATAATGAAACTCTCCCAGCTCATGATAAAGGCTCTGAAGAAAGCTATGAACCCAGATGGCTTTAATATGGGCGTGAACCTCGGAAGAGTCGCTGGTGCCGGCATTGACTCCCACGTCCACCTCCACATCGTCCCGAGGTGGAACGGCGACACAAATTTCATGCCGGTTATAGCCGATACGAAGGTCATCCCTGAATCACTGGAAGAGGCCTACGACGAGCTGAAGAGGGCACTTGAAGAAGTCCTAAAAGAAGAGAAAGTTTAA
- a CDS encoding Na+/H+ antiporter NhaC family protein: MSDFGVLSLLPPLVAIGLAILTKRVLFALFFGVWVGGLLVAGGDPIGATTETLKWIVFNIASAWEEDGQVMTDLWNTRILLFDALIGAGVALIYKAGGMNAIAKAVTRKVKTSRAASLMTAIFGTIIFFDDYTNTIIVGNTMRPITDRARVSREFLAYADDSTAAPVAVLAVVSTWIGYELGLLKDAIASVGENISAYSAWFASWPYRFYPILAVILVYLVAATHRHYGPMLKAEYRARKEGKVLRDGARPMMTTEVDVGMPIGDKESVWVFILPVLALVLMTFLGLWVTGGGNAAYAEGGFQEVLSNADSTWALVWGSFSMVIVAMALVLAMKIMTLEDVEHTLVAGMKQMHFAMMILILAWSIKSACDAVGTADYIVRVASNVLSPGLIPFVVFVVAAFISFTTGTSWGTFAIMMPIAVPLSYQLSGSFGPIVYASIASVFAGGVFGDHCSPISDTTIMSSMFSGCDHIDHVNTQIPYALTAGVVGAVMLLLFAAGLRNGWVLLAIAVLLLVVLHRVLSEWYGRRAGIPHGKVPTYIVEES, from the coding sequence ATGTCAGACTTTGGAGTGCTCTCACTCTTGCCGCCTCTGGTGGCTATAGGCTTGGCAATACTCACCAAAAGGGTCCTATTCGCTTTGTTTTTTGGAGTGTGGGTAGGTGGACTTCTGGTTGCAGGTGGAGATCCAATAGGTGCAACTACTGAAACACTGAAGTGGATAGTCTTCAACATAGCTTCAGCATGGGAAGAAGACGGCCAGGTCATGACTGATCTGTGGAACACTAGAATACTGTTGTTCGACGCACTCATTGGTGCCGGTGTCGCACTTATATACAAAGCGGGTGGAATGAACGCCATCGCCAAAGCCGTAACTCGGAAGGTCAAGACCAGCAGGGCTGCTTCATTGATGACGGCTATCTTTGGTACCATAATATTCTTCGACGACTACACGAACACAATCATTGTCGGAAACACCATGAGGCCCATCACCGACAGGGCAAGAGTTTCGAGGGAGTTTCTGGCTTACGCTGACGATTCCACCGCCGCCCCGGTGGCAGTTCTGGCCGTGGTTTCAACGTGGATAGGCTACGAGCTTGGACTCCTAAAGGACGCCATCGCAAGCGTGGGTGAAAACATAAGCGCTTACTCGGCCTGGTTCGCGAGCTGGCCTTACAGGTTTTATCCAATCCTCGCGGTTATCCTTGTCTACCTCGTGGCGGCTACTCACAGGCACTACGGTCCGATGTTGAAGGCCGAGTACAGAGCCAGAAAGGAGGGTAAAGTGCTCCGCGACGGCGCCCGGCCGATGATGACCACCGAGGTCGATGTTGGAATGCCTATAGGGGACAAGGAAAGCGTCTGGGTATTCATACTACCCGTCCTGGCACTGGTTCTCATGACCTTCCTCGGCCTGTGGGTTACCGGAGGTGGAAATGCTGCCTATGCGGAGGGAGGATTCCAGGAGGTTCTGTCGAATGCAGACTCGACGTGGGCCCTCGTGTGGGGTTCGTTCTCAATGGTCATAGTTGCAATGGCGCTCGTCTTGGCCATGAAGATAATGACCCTTGAGGATGTCGAGCACACCTTGGTCGCGGGAATGAAGCAGATGCATTTCGCCATGATGATACTCATCCTCGCGTGGAGCATCAAGAGCGCCTGCGACGCCGTTGGAACTGCTGACTACATAGTCAGGGTGGCCTCAAACGTGCTCTCCCCTGGACTGATTCCCTTCGTCGTCTTTGTGGTGGCGGCGTTCATATCGTTCACGACCGGAACGAGCTGGGGAACCTTCGCGATAATGATGCCTATAGCGGTTCCGCTCTCCTACCAGCTCAGCGGAAGCTTTGGCCCGATTGTTTACGCCAGCATTGCCTCAGTCTTTGCGGGGGGAGTATTTGGCGACCACTGCTCCCCGATCAGTGACACAACCATCATGAGCTCGATGTTCTCTGGCTGCGACCATATCGACCATGTGAACACTCAGATACCCTACGCCCTCACCGCGGGTGTCGTTGGTGCAGTGATGCTTCTGCTCTTCGCCGCCGGACTAAGGAACGGCTGGGTGCTACTGGCGATAGCGGTGCTCCTTCTCGTGGTGCTTCACCGTGTCCTCAGCGAGTGGTACGGCAGACGGGCGGGTATCCCACACGGCAAGGTTCCCACCTACATCGTAGAGGAAAGCTGA
- a CDS encoding ACT domain-containing protein — MSDERRSITDVIREEIMRRPFVRECISLGIVNYSALARLLAEELDLDSSIPAIKMALIRLGEELKKEKSLLEGRVREVIGNSIIELQSDVSVITVSKERITGVIKDISEIMSESRFFQLTQGRETFTIVIASEDEEKVCHLVGETVSILRDQTALTIISPGRIIETPGVVAFMTSALSLNGINITQVISCYKDTIFVIDRKDAPRAYQILEELIRRMR; from the coding sequence ATGAGTGATGAGAGGAGGAGTATAACCGACGTTATACGGGAGGAGATAATGAGGAGGCCCTTTGTGAGGGAGTGCATAAGCTTGGGAATTGTTAACTATAGCGCCCTTGCGAGACTTCTTGCTGAGGAGCTTGATCTGGATTCTTCGATTCCCGCCATTAAAATGGCACTGATAAGACTAGGCGAAGAGCTCAAAAAAGAAAAATCCCTCCTGGAAGGCAGGGTTAGGGAGGTTATCGGGAACAGCATTATAGAGTTGCAGTCCGATGTGAGCGTGATAACGGTTTCAAAGGAGCGCATTACTGGAGTTATAAAAGATATCTCCGAGATAATGAGTGAGTCACGGTTCTTCCAACTGACCCAAGGGAGAGAAACATTTACAATCGTTATTGCCAGTGAGGATGAGGAAAAAGTGTGCCACTTGGTGGGAGAAACCGTCAGCATACTGAGGGATCAAACGGCACTCACCATAATAAGCCCAGGGAGAATAATCGAAACTCCTGGTGTAGTGGCCTTCATGACATCAGCACTCTCATTAAACGGGATAAATATAACTCAAGTAATTTCCTGCTACAAAGACACGATCTTTGTAATTGACCGAAAAGACGCCCCAAGGGCATACCAAATTCTCGAAGAGCTGATAAGAAGGATGCGGTAA
- the thyX gene encoding FAD-dependent thymidylate synthase produces MGDGIKVKLVNYTKKPLETVTWAALISYWDEWETEAFERMGEKDVTMHLPKVLGYGHESILEHAVLTFSIEGISRITSHQLVRHRIASYTQQSQRYIKLNPENVEETFVIPESVKERPELYEKWKEFMKRAIELYEESYSEGVHQEDARFILPQAVKTKIVVTMNLRELKHFFGLRACERSQWEIREVAWKMLKEIAKNDELRPIIKWAKLGPRCIQLGYCPEGQLMPPGCWKRTREKWKEVALG; encoded by the coding sequence ATGGGGGATGGAATCAAAGTCAAGCTTGTCAATTATACGAAAAAACCTCTGGAAACCGTCACTTGGGCAGCTCTTATAAGCTACTGGGATGAATGGGAGACGGAAGCCTTTGAGCGAATGGGCGAAAAGGACGTCACGATGCACCTTCCGAAGGTTCTCGGCTATGGCCATGAGTCCATTCTGGAGCATGCGGTTCTAACGTTTTCCATTGAGGGTATATCCAGGATTACCTCGCACCAGCTCGTTCGTCACAGAATAGCAAGCTATACGCAGCAGTCACAGCGCTACATAAAGCTCAACCCTGAGAACGTCGAGGAGACCTTTGTAATCCCCGAGAGCGTTAAGGAAAGGCCAGAGCTCTACGAAAAGTGGAAGGAATTCATGAAAAGGGCGATTGAGCTATACGAGGAGAGTTACAGCGAAGGCGTCCACCAAGAAGATGCTCGCTTCATCCTCCCCCAGGCTGTAAAGACGAAAATAGTGGTCACAATGAACCTCCGCGAGCTCAAGCACTTCTTTGGATTGAGGGCCTGCGAGAGGTCCCAGTGGGAGATAAGGGAAGTGGCCTGGAAAATGCTCAAGGAGATCGCGAAGAACGATGAGCTGAGGCCGATAATAAAATGGGCGAAGCTTGGGCCGCGTTGTATCCAGCTCGGTTATTGCCCCGAGGGCCAGCTTATGCCCCCCGGTTGCTGGAAGAGGACGCGGGAGAAATGGAAAGAAGTAGCTCTGGGGTGA
- a CDS encoding DUF996 domain-containing protein — protein sequence MGELGNAKILGGVGALLGLVGLGFIGFILKLLAVKKISEATGNDEIFQKYLYAAILGIVSSLILFVAVMLPAMRGRAMDVVGMGVVGVVGIVLLIAAVLFMKISYDLIAKETGVGMFHTVALLYIIGAVLMVVMIGALVLFIAIILEVVAFFSLPDEVPGRGEASPAI from the coding sequence ATGGGAGAGCTTGGTAACGCTAAGATACTTGGCGGTGTTGGTGCCCTGCTTGGACTCGTAGGACTTGGGTTCATAGGCTTCATACTGAAGCTCTTGGCGGTGAAGAAGATATCCGAGGCCACTGGAAATGATGAAATATTCCAGAAGTACCTGTACGCGGCTATACTGGGAATTGTGTCCAGTCTTATACTGTTTGTGGCCGTGATGCTCCCAGCGATGCGTGGTAGAGCTATGGATGTTGTCGGCATGGGAGTTGTGGGGGTAGTTGGCATAGTTCTGCTGATCGCAGCGGTATTGTTCATGAAGATCAGCTATGACCTGATAGCGAAGGAAACTGGCGTTGGGATGTTCCACACAGTGGCACTGCTCTACATAATTGGCGCAGTTCTGATGGTAGTGATGATAGGAGCCCTAGTTTTATTCATAGCAATAATTCTGGAGGTCGTGGCCTTCTTCTCCCTCCCGGACGAGGTTCCAGGAAGGGGCGAGGCTTCCCCGGCCATTTGA
- the argF gene encoding ornithine carbamoyltransferase, with translation MVVSLAGRDILCLQDFTREEIETILKTAEMMKIWNKIGKPHRVLEGKTLAMIFQKPSTRTRISFEVGIYQLGGYGLYLNANDLQLRRGETIADTARVLSRYVDGIMARVFDHQDVVDLAKYADVPVINGLSDFSHPCQALADYQTILEKKGRIAGLKIVYVGDGNNVAHSLMIAGTKLGAHVVVATPEGYEPDERVIKWAEQNAAESGGSFELLHDPVKAVKDADVIYTDVWASMGQEAEAEERRKIFKPFQVNKDLVKHAKPDYIFMHCLPAHRGEEVTDDVIDSPNSVVFDQAENRLHAQKAAMALVMGGIKV, from the coding sequence ATGGTGGTTAGCTTAGCCGGAAGGGATATTCTCTGCCTCCAGGACTTCACGAGGGAGGAGATTGAGACTATTCTCAAAACCGCCGAAATGATGAAGATATGGAACAAGATCGGCAAGCCGCACCGCGTTCTTGAGGGCAAGACCCTGGCAATGATCTTTCAAAAGCCCTCGACCAGGACGAGGATAAGCTTTGAGGTTGGAATCTACCAGCTCGGTGGTTACGGCCTCTACCTCAACGCCAATGATTTGCAACTCAGGCGCGGTGAGACGATAGCCGATACCGCCCGCGTTCTGAGCAGGTACGTCGACGGAATAATGGCCCGTGTTTTCGACCACCAGGACGTCGTCGACCTCGCCAAGTACGCGGATGTTCCAGTCATAAACGGTCTCTCCGACTTCAGCCACCCCTGCCAGGCTCTGGCCGATTACCAGACCATTCTCGAGAAGAAAGGCCGCATAGCGGGCCTCAAGATTGTCTACGTCGGCGATGGTAACAACGTGGCCCACTCTCTCATGATAGCCGGAACCAAGCTTGGCGCTCACGTCGTCGTTGCAACTCCAGAGGGCTACGAGCCAGACGAGAGGGTCATCAAGTGGGCCGAGCAGAACGCGGCCGAGAGCGGTGGCTCCTTTGAGCTCCTCCACGACCCGGTCAAGGCCGTCAAGGATGCCGACGTCATCTACACCGACGTCTGGGCCAGCATGGGCCAGGAGGCTGAGGCAGAGGAGAGAAGAAAGATATTCAAGCCCTTCCAGGTCAACAAGGACCTCGTCAAGCACGCCAAGCCGGATTACATATTCATGCACTGCCTCCCGGCCCACAGAGGAGAGGAAGTCACCGACGACGTCATCGACAGCCCCAACAGCGTCGTCTTCGACCAGGCCGAGAATCGCTTACACGCCCAGAAGGCGGCGATGGCCCTGGTTATGGGCGGGATTAAGGTGTGA
- a CDS encoding RsmB/NOP family class I SAM-dependent RNA methyltransferase, whose amino-acid sequence MLQKLFSLGYSKTFAERYYELWGERALAIAEAMEKPLPRCFRVNTLRIEVSQLTKLLNKKGFQFRRVPWAREGFCLTREPFSITSTPEYLSGLLYIQEASSMYPPVALEPQPGDVIADMAAAPGGKTSYMAQLMKNEGIIYAFDVGEERLKETRLNLSRLGVTNTVLIHKSSLHMGELGVEFDKILLDAPCTGSGTIHKNPERKANRTMEDVKFCQGLQMKMLEVALENLKPGGILVYSTCSLEPEENEFVIQWVLDNFDVELLPLRYGEPALTAPFGVELSDEIRNARRFYPDRHGTSGFFVAKIRKL is encoded by the coding sequence ATGCTCCAGAAACTCTTCAGCCTCGGCTACTCGAAGACCTTCGCGGAGCGCTATTACGAGCTCTGGGGCGAGAGAGCTCTGGCAATAGCTGAGGCCATGGAAAAGCCCCTGCCGAGGTGCTTTAGGGTTAACACGCTCCGCATTGAAGTGTCCCAGCTCACCAAGCTGCTCAACAAGAAGGGCTTCCAGTTCAGGCGAGTGCCCTGGGCGAGGGAAGGCTTCTGCCTAACGAGGGAGCCATTCTCGATAACTTCAACGCCCGAATACCTGAGCGGGCTGCTCTACATCCAAGAGGCCTCGTCAATGTATCCTCCTGTTGCTCTGGAGCCACAGCCAGGGGATGTCATAGCTGACATGGCGGCCGCTCCCGGAGGAAAGACCTCCTACATGGCCCAACTCATGAAAAACGAAGGCATCATCTACGCCTTTGACGTCGGCGAGGAACGCCTGAAGGAGACCCGCCTGAACCTCTCACGCTTGGGCGTTACCAACACGGTTCTAATCCACAAGTCCTCGCTCCACATGGGGGAGCTTGGGGTAGAGTTCGACAAGATCCTCCTTGATGCTCCCTGCACTGGCTCGGGGACGATACACAAGAACCCAGAGCGAAAGGCCAACCGCACGATGGAGGATGTGAAGTTCTGCCAGGGACTGCAGATGAAGATGCTGGAGGTGGCCTTGGAGAACCTAAAGCCTGGGGGAATTCTGGTCTATTCTACCTGCTCCCTTGAGCCCGAGGAGAACGAGTTCGTGATCCAGTGGGTCCTTGACAACTTTGACGTCGAGCTTCTGCCCCTCAGATACGGGGAGCCGGCTTTAACCGCTCCCTTCGGCGTCGAGCTGAGTGATGAGATAAGAAACGCGAGGCGTTTCTATCCGGATAGACACGGAACGAGCGGCTTCTTTGTGGCCAAAATTAGAAAGCTCTGA
- a CDS encoding DUF257 family protein, with translation MELGIDQFLETLTLGDMVLIRYLLTDHPELLFYSAVKHVLDEGVNVIIVDAFSTFHVFTTMLKFSGRDVTFLKNLPTVRIGGLVQEGKVVATINPFNDVSIFAQELSRKIKDIATPGTMIFFLGAGKLLSIWENNPYDLSRFFIEIIMKTRITKEFRSVVFANAGVLKPETFEKLEFYIPIIVELKDGGKKAEILKHVHPRFVGLGVVP, from the coding sequence ATGGAATTGGGAATCGACCAGTTTCTGGAAACCCTTACTCTAGGAGACATGGTTCTAATTAGGTATCTCCTAACCGACCATCCCGAGCTCTTGTTTTACAGTGCCGTCAAGCATGTCCTTGACGAGGGAGTGAACGTGATTATTGTAGACGCGTTCAGCACGTTCCACGTTTTCACGACAATGCTCAAATTCAGCGGCAGAGACGTCACTTTCCTGAAGAATTTACCAACTGTAAGGATTGGAGGCCTCGTCCAAGAAGGAAAGGTCGTAGCGACTATCAACCCATTTAATGATGTGTCCATCTTTGCTCAGGAGTTGTCCAGGAAAATAAAAGATATCGCAACGCCAGGAACCATGATTTTCTTCCTTGGAGCCGGAAAACTCCTCTCAATCTGGGAGAACAACCCCTATGACCTGAGCAGGTTCTTCATTGAGATTATTATGAAAACCCGCATTACAAAGGAATTCCGCAGCGTTGTCTTCGCCAACGCCGGAGTACTGAAGCCTGAGACTTTCGAGAAGTTGGAGTTCTACATTCCAATCATCGTTGAGCTCAAGGATGGAGGAAAGAAGGCCGAGATTCTCAAGCATGTCCACCCAAGGTTCGTTGGTTTGGGGGTGGTTCCATGA
- a CDS encoding DUF257 family protein has translation MKDFRDFVRSFKLGETVTVELSSRSPLHLVFYGALKSARERGMNVLVLDGFDRLAIVVQDLKSVGIDIDLDKLDVIKGGGRIRIGNLIAHIDVSHDERVYIRKYQDTFYRYLNSHPETVLLVLGLEELIVKSSTGSRDEMFFMDLLRSFLNVPQRIAVYFINPSLISERARAQLEELSTRVVSVECSKGLLIRIKKSINPEEQGAEILVPMDYVTETASYQGP, from the coding sequence ATGAAAGATTTCAGAGACTTCGTGAGGTCGTTCAAACTGGGGGAAACAGTAACCGTCGAGCTATCATCGCGTTCTCCCCTTCATCTTGTCTTTTATGGGGCTCTTAAGTCAGCGCGGGAGAGGGGTATGAACGTCCTGGTTCTGGACGGCTTTGACAGACTGGCCATCGTTGTCCAGGATCTCAAGAGTGTCGGCATTGACATTGACCTGGACAAGTTAGACGTCATAAAGGGTGGGGGGAGGATACGGATAGGGAATCTGATAGCACACATTGACGTGTCTCACGACGAGAGGGTTTACATTAGAAAGTACCAGGACACATTCTACAGATACCTTAACTCCCATCCGGAAACCGTGCTGCTTGTCCTTGGCTTGGAGGAGCTCATCGTGAAGAGTAGCACAGGGAGCAGGGATGAGATGTTTTTTATGGATCTGCTTAGATCCTTCCTCAACGTCCCACAGAGAATCGCGGTTTACTTCATCAACCCCAGTCTAATCAGCGAGCGTGCCAGGGCTCAGCTGGAGGAACTCTCCACAAGGGTCGTCTCGGTGGAGTGTTCCAAGGGCTTGCTGATAAGAATCAAGAAGAGCATAAATCCAGAAGAACAAGGAGCCGAGATACTCGTGCCCATGGACTACGTTACCGAGACAGCATCTTATCAAGGTCCTTAA
- a CDS encoding metallophosphoesterase: protein MQIRLPLFRKRVLELLASSDEIKVMHISDTPESSYRFIEGLIEKVGPGYIIHTGDLADNIKLERKPHLRRRYRGALRKLARMFDGSNARIYIVPGNEDDLEMLREFFGENLIEPGSVVDIEGARFALGHTWKDVVNLDADFKLYGHNFKLIERGLNGVLGVNFVLLPSRRTYRVKYPPGTDFERGYKMWRGM, encoded by the coding sequence ATGCAGATTAGACTGCCCCTGTTCAGAAAGAGAGTCCTGGAGCTATTGGCCTCCTCTGACGAGATAAAAGTCATGCACATAAGCGATACTCCAGAGAGCTCCTACCGCTTCATAGAGGGACTCATTGAGAAGGTCGGACCTGGCTATATAATCCACACTGGGGATCTGGCCGACAATATAAAACTCGAGAGGAAGCCGCATCTTAGGCGTCGCTACAGGGGAGCCCTGAGAAAGCTCGCGAGGATGTTCGACGGCTCCAATGCGCGAATATACATCGTTCCTGGTAACGAGGACGACTTGGAGATGTTGCGGGAGTTCTTTGGTGAGAACCTCATAGAGCCCGGGAGCGTTGTGGATATAGAGGGGGCCCGCTTTGCTCTCGGGCACACGTGGAAAGACGTTGTCAATCTCGATGCGGACTTTAAGCTCTACGGCCACAACTTCAAGCTCATTGAGAGGGGCCTGAACGGTGTTCTTGGGGTAAACTTCGTCCTCCTTCCGAGCAGGAGAACCTATAGGGTCAAGTATCCCCCCGGGACCGACTTTGAGAGGGGATACAAGATGTGGAGGGGTATGTAA
- a CDS encoding saccharopine dehydrogenase family protein has protein sequence MKVLILGAGNVGKAIAWDLRDEFEVWVGDRSQDRLNSVRDFAETIKVDASDFDSLVETMKEFELVVGALPGRFGYRSIKAAIKAGVDMVDVSFMPENPLKLRDEAEKAQVTIIFDAGFAPGLSHIFMGRIWQEIDELREGRIYVGGLPKEPRPPLYYRITWSPYDLIEEYTRPARVIRNGKVISVDPFERLEHVQVGDFEFEAFVSDGLRSLLESVKAEKLEEWTLRWPGHLEKMRVLRELGFFKPEHIDKTLEVITPLMIYKSPDFSIMEVVGRGTLDGEDKEIGYFLYDEERGGFTSMARVTGFTAAIIARLVAEKGCIFGIIPPEILGMRIDTFTRITEELADRGITIERWENAPPGDS, from the coding sequence GTGAAGGTGCTCATTCTGGGAGCCGGAAACGTTGGAAAGGCGATAGCCTGGGACTTAAGGGATGAATTCGAGGTATGGGTCGGAGACAGAAGTCAGGATAGGCTAAACTCCGTCAGGGATTTTGCCGAGACGATAAAAGTCGATGCTTCAGACTTTGATTCTCTCGTTGAGACTATGAAGGAGTTTGAACTTGTCGTCGGTGCCCTGCCGGGAAGGTTCGGATACCGCTCGATAAAGGCGGCAATAAAGGCGGGCGTTGACATGGTGGACGTCTCCTTCATGCCGGAGAACCCGCTGAAGCTCCGCGACGAGGCTGAAAAAGCTCAGGTAACAATTATCTTTGATGCCGGCTTTGCACCGGGACTGAGCCACATCTTCATGGGAAGGATATGGCAAGAAATTGACGAGCTCAGGGAAGGCCGCATCTACGTCGGAGGCCTGCCGAAAGAGCCGAGGCCACCGCTCTACTATCGCATCACCTGGTCGCCCTATGACCTGATAGAGGAGTACACGAGGCCCGCACGAGTCATCAGGAACGGCAAGGTCATCTCAGTTGATCCATTTGAGAGGCTCGAGCACGTCCAGGTTGGGGATTTTGAGTTCGAGGCATTCGTGAGTGATGGCCTCCGCTCATTGCTTGAAAGCGTCAAGGCAGAAAAGCTTGAGGAGTGGACGCTACGCTGGCCTGGGCACCTCGAAAAGATGCGCGTTCTTAGGGAGCTGGGATTCTTTAAACCAGAGCACATCGATAAGACGCTTGAGGTCATCACGCCCCTCATGATCTACAAGAGCCCAGACTTCTCGATAATGGAGGTTGTTGGGCGGGGCACGCTTGATGGGGAGGACAAAGAGATCGGCTACTTCCTCTACGACGAGGAAAGGGGCGGCTTCACATCGATGGCTAGAGTTACTGGCTTCACAGCGGCGATAATAGCGCGTCTTGTTGCCGAGAAGGGCTGCATTTTCGGAATCATACCCCCCGAGATACTCGGCATGAGGATAGACACTTTCACAAGGATAACCGAGGAGCTCGCAGATAGGGGAATAACAATTGAGAGGTGGGAAAATGCTCCACCTGGTGATAGCTGA
- a CDS encoding 16S rRNA methyltransferase has translation MLHLVIADSELELVPEGIRDHPAVVNYARRRNKRPEEVLLDSTYHHAALKKLEDGERRGRPDIVHICLLNALESIANKEGLLKVYVHTRNDEVIYIKPETRIPRNYNRFVGLMESLFKNRVVPKDLELLRMEKKGLKELIDEIKPDGVFIMHENGELLKPQEFGKTLAELHEPLVVVGGFPHGDFRSEIPGKKISIYKAPLMAWTVVNEIIINFEHWVF, from the coding sequence ATGCTCCACCTGGTGATAGCTGACTCGGAGCTGGAGCTCGTTCCAGAGGGTATAAGGGACCATCCAGCGGTGGTGAACTACGCCAGAAGGAGAAACAAGAGGCCAGAGGAAGTGCTCCTGGACAGCACTTACCACCATGCGGCACTGAAAAAACTTGAAGACGGCGAGAGACGGGGAAGGCCGGACATAGTACACATCTGTCTCCTCAATGCCCTCGAAAGCATAGCAAACAAGGAGGGCCTGCTGAAGGTTTACGTTCACACGAGGAACGACGAGGTGATTTACATAAAACCTGAGACTAGGATTCCAAGGAATTACAACCGCTTCGTTGGCCTGATGGAGAGCCTTTTCAAGAACCGTGTCGTGCCGAAAGACTTGGAGCTCCTCAGGATGGAAAAGAAGGGCCTCAAAGAGCTCATCGACGAGATTAAACCGGACGGCGTTTTTATCATGCACGAAAACGGGGAGCTCTTGAAGCCCCAGGAATTCGGGAAAACCCTTGCCGAACTCCATGAGCCCCTTGTGGTTGTCGGTGGATTCCCTCACGGGGACTTCAGAAGTGAAATCCCAGGGAAAAAAATAAGCATTTACAAAGCCCCGCTGATGGCATGGACGGTTGTAAACGAGATAATCATCAACTTTGAACATTGGGTTTTCTAA